One Ranitomeya variabilis isolate aRanVar5 chromosome 5, aRanVar5.hap1, whole genome shotgun sequence DNA window includes the following coding sequences:
- the MRPS35 gene encoding small ribosomal subunit protein mS35 isoform X2, whose product MMAASVLFRACVTLQGSAVSSVLVRGSSAVPAVSGSHRKRPGPRNVQRKEVPPPRTEKMPPEQEWSSVFPSAASFRPAAVPLPVRMGYPKKKAAPPDKIGNLELLKIPNFLHLTPAAIRKHCAVLKEFCTPWPAALTSDDSCSRHFPIQLQSMDYLSAGPSLRNPKARAVTLQVTLSSLNLDTHARRKLIKLVGPRYNPENDTLTLRTDRCPVRKQNQDYALYLLTVLYHEAWKTEAWESEKEESDMEEYVWEGSRSQRNVLDMLSRMPGNAASSEQILQSPGVQEYRHAMLNLRNQGETEESISLYKQSVKSLLGVA is encoded by the exons ATGATGGCGGCCTCCGTGCTGTTTCGGGCTTGTGTGACCCTTCAGGGCTCCGCGGTCTCCTCGGTGCTGGTGCGCGGCAGCAGTGCGGTCCCGGCGGTGTCAG GTTCTCACAGAAAACGTCCCGGACCGAGAAATGTGCAGAGGAAGGAG GTCCCGCCTCCTCGCACAGAGAAGATGCCCCCGGAGCAGGAGTGGAGCAGCGTCTTCCCCTCCGCCGCCTCCTTCCGGCCGGCCGCCGTCCCGCTGCCGGTGCGCATGGGATACCCCAAGAAGAAGGCGGCGCCCCCGGACAAGATCGGGAACCTGGAGCTGCTGAAG attCCCAACTTCCTGCACTTGACGCCGGCCGCCATCAGGAAGCACTGCGCTGTCCTTAAAG AGTTCTGCACCCCGTGGCCGGCGGCGCTCACCAGCGATGATTCCTGCAGCCGCCACTTTCCCATCCAGCTCCAGTCCATGGATTACCTGTCCGCCGGTCCTTCGCTCCGCAACCCCAAGGCTCGAGCTGTGACCTTACAG GTGACGCTCTCCAGTCTGAACCTGGACACTCACGCCCGGAGGAAGCTGATAAAGCTCGTGGGGCCGCGGTACAATCCTGAGAACGATACCCTCACCCTCCGCACCGACAG GTGTCCAGTCAGGAAACAGAATCAGGACTACGCCCTGTACCTGCTGACCGTCCTCTACCACGAGGCCTGG AAAACGGAAGCGTGGGAGAGCGAGAAGGAGGAAAGCGACATGGAGGAGTACGTCTGGGAGGGCAGCCGGTCGCAGCGGAACGTTCTGGACATGCTCTCCAGGATGCCGGGTAACGCCGCCTCCAGCGAACAGATCCTCCAATCGCCAGGCGTGCAGGAATACCGCCATGCCATGCTGAACCTGCGCAACCAGGGGGAGACCGAGGAAAGCATCAGCCTCTACAAGCAAAGTGTCAAGAGTCTGCTGGGTGTGGCCTAA
- the MRPS35 gene encoding small ribosomal subunit protein mS35 isoform X1 has protein sequence MVFPAPRGSAEVRGFLMESADRKRISGGRDIPPVSAGTIRYRGDGKVIQGSHRKRPGPRNVQRKEVPPPRTEKMPPEQEWSSVFPSAASFRPAAVPLPVRMGYPKKKAAPPDKIGNLELLKIPNFLHLTPAAIRKHCAVLKEFCTPWPAALTSDDSCSRHFPIQLQSMDYLSAGPSLRNPKARAVTLQVTLSSLNLDTHARRKLIKLVGPRYNPENDTLTLRTDRCPVRKQNQDYALYLLTVLYHEAWKTEAWESEKEESDMEEYVWEGSRSQRNVLDMLSRMPGNAASSEQILQSPGVQEYRHAMLNLRNQGETEESISLYKQSVKSLLGVA, from the exons ATGGTGTTCCCGGCGCCGCGCGGCTCCGCTGAGGTCAGAG GTTTCCTGATGGAATCGGCAGATAGAAAAAGGATCAGCGGCGGCCGAGACATTCCACCGGTATCAGCGGGAACAATCAGATACCGAGGAGACGGGAAAGTGATCCAAG GTTCTCACAGAAAACGTCCCGGACCGAGAAATGTGCAGAGGAAGGAG GTCCCGCCTCCTCGCACAGAGAAGATGCCCCCGGAGCAGGAGTGGAGCAGCGTCTTCCCCTCCGCCGCCTCCTTCCGGCCGGCCGCCGTCCCGCTGCCGGTGCGCATGGGATACCCCAAGAAGAAGGCGGCGCCCCCGGACAAGATCGGGAACCTGGAGCTGCTGAAG attCCCAACTTCCTGCACTTGACGCCGGCCGCCATCAGGAAGCACTGCGCTGTCCTTAAAG AGTTCTGCACCCCGTGGCCGGCGGCGCTCACCAGCGATGATTCCTGCAGCCGCCACTTTCCCATCCAGCTCCAGTCCATGGATTACCTGTCCGCCGGTCCTTCGCTCCGCAACCCCAAGGCTCGAGCTGTGACCTTACAG GTGACGCTCTCCAGTCTGAACCTGGACACTCACGCCCGGAGGAAGCTGATAAAGCTCGTGGGGCCGCGGTACAATCCTGAGAACGATACCCTCACCCTCCGCACCGACAG GTGTCCAGTCAGGAAACAGAATCAGGACTACGCCCTGTACCTGCTGACCGTCCTCTACCACGAGGCCTGG AAAACGGAAGCGTGGGAGAGCGAGAAGGAGGAAAGCGACATGGAGGAGTACGTCTGGGAGGGCAGCCGGTCGCAGCGGAACGTTCTGGACATGCTCTCCAGGATGCCGGGTAACGCCGCCTCCAGCGAACAGATCCTCCAATCGCCAGGCGTGCAGGAATACCGCCATGCCATGCTGAACCTGCGCAACCAGGGGGAGACCGAGGAAAGCATCAGCCTCTACAAGCAAAGTGTCAAGAGTCTGCTGGGTGTGGCCTAA
- the MRPS35 gene encoding small ribosomal subunit protein mS35 isoform X3 → MESADRKRISGGRDIPPVSAGTIRYRGDGKVIQGSHRKRPGPRNVQRKEVPPPRTEKMPPEQEWSSVFPSAASFRPAAVPLPVRMGYPKKKAAPPDKIGNLELLKIPNFLHLTPAAIRKHCAVLKEFCTPWPAALTSDDSCSRHFPIQLQSMDYLSAGPSLRNPKARAVTLQVTLSSLNLDTHARRKLIKLVGPRYNPENDTLTLRTDRCPVRKQNQDYALYLLTVLYHEAWKTEAWESEKEESDMEEYVWEGSRSQRNVLDMLSRMPGNAASSEQILQSPGVQEYRHAMLNLRNQGETEESISLYKQSVKSLLGVA, encoded by the exons ATGGAATCGGCAGATAGAAAAAGGATCAGCGGCGGCCGAGACATTCCACCGGTATCAGCGGGAACAATCAGATACCGAGGAGACGGGAAAGTGATCCAAG GTTCTCACAGAAAACGTCCCGGACCGAGAAATGTGCAGAGGAAGGAG GTCCCGCCTCCTCGCACAGAGAAGATGCCCCCGGAGCAGGAGTGGAGCAGCGTCTTCCCCTCCGCCGCCTCCTTCCGGCCGGCCGCCGTCCCGCTGCCGGTGCGCATGGGATACCCCAAGAAGAAGGCGGCGCCCCCGGACAAGATCGGGAACCTGGAGCTGCTGAAG attCCCAACTTCCTGCACTTGACGCCGGCCGCCATCAGGAAGCACTGCGCTGTCCTTAAAG AGTTCTGCACCCCGTGGCCGGCGGCGCTCACCAGCGATGATTCCTGCAGCCGCCACTTTCCCATCCAGCTCCAGTCCATGGATTACCTGTCCGCCGGTCCTTCGCTCCGCAACCCCAAGGCTCGAGCTGTGACCTTACAG GTGACGCTCTCCAGTCTGAACCTGGACACTCACGCCCGGAGGAAGCTGATAAAGCTCGTGGGGCCGCGGTACAATCCTGAGAACGATACCCTCACCCTCCGCACCGACAG GTGTCCAGTCAGGAAACAGAATCAGGACTACGCCCTGTACCTGCTGACCGTCCTCTACCACGAGGCCTGG AAAACGGAAGCGTGGGAGAGCGAGAAGGAGGAAAGCGACATGGAGGAGTACGTCTGGGAGGGCAGCCGGTCGCAGCGGAACGTTCTGGACATGCTCTCCAGGATGCCGGGTAACGCCGCCTCCAGCGAACAGATCCTCCAATCGCCAGGCGTGCAGGAATACCGCCATGCCATGCTGAACCTGCGCAACCAGGGGGAGACCGAGGAAAGCATCAGCCTCTACAAGCAAAGTGTCAAGAGTCTGCTGGGTGTGGCCTAA